A single Phragmites australis chromosome 4, lpPhrAust1.1, whole genome shotgun sequence DNA region contains:
- the LOC133916618 gene encoding probable inactive receptor kinase At1g48480, whose translation MVVLPELREEGSHLPPTVSRSPPPMAAMPPPTVGLAVLVLLAALPGYLSDDLNTDAQALQGLRAAVGRSALPSWNSTTPTCQWQGVTCENGRVVELRLPGAGLMGTLPSGVLGNLSALRTLSLRYNALTGPIPDDLSRLAELRAIYFQHNSISGEVPASLFTLKNLVRLDLAGNKFSGEISPDFNKLIRLGTLHLEDNDFSGEIPNLNLPTLEQFNVSYNQLNGSIPTKLRKMPKDSFLGNTGLCGGPLGLCRGETALTPAGSPEFQPGAAGAADIGGGKKKLSGGAIAGIAIGCVFGVFLLLALIFFLCRKRSSAPHSAAAVEKGRDLGMAPLEVKPKGQNGSAGTGGNGVAAAAAVPAAPAAATAAAKTGGSTGSKKLIFFGPMAAASPFDLEDLLRASAEVLGKGAFGTAYKAVMESGAAVAVKRLKDVDLPEPEFRDRIAAIGAVQHELVVPLRAYYFSKDEKLLVYDYMSMGSLSALLHGNRASGRTPLDWETRSAIALAAARGVAHIHSTGPTASHGNIKSSNVLLTKNYEARVSDHGLPTLVGPSFSPTRVSGYRAPEVTDIRRVSQKADVYSFGVLLLELLTGKAPTHAVVNEDGLDLPRWVQSVVREEWTAEVFDQELLRYQNVEEEMVQLLQLAIDCSAQHPDRRPAMSDVAARIDEIRRSSLGGHRQAADSAGEGDEPSL comes from the exons ATGGTAGTGCTCCCTGAGCTGAGAGAGGAAGGCTCTCACCTACCACCCACTGTCTCCCGCTCGCCGCCACCGATGGCCGCAATGCCCCCGCCGACCGTGGGCTTGGCCGTCCTGGTGCTCTTAGCCGCCCTGCCGGGCTACCTGTCGGATGACCTCAACACCGACGCGCAGGCGCTGCAGGGGCTGCGCGCGGCGGTGGGGCGCTCGGCGCTGCCGTCGTGGAACAGCACCACGCCCACTTGCCAGTGGCAAGGCGTGACCTGCGAGAACGGTCGCGTCGTCGAGCtccgcctccccggcgccggGCTCATGGGCACCCTCCCCTCGGGCGTGCTCGGCAACCTCTCCGCGCTCCGGACGCTCTCCCTCCGGTACAACGCGCTCACAGGCCCCATccccgacgacctctcccgcctggccgagCTCCGGGCGATCTACTTCCAGCACAACAGCATCTCCGGCGAGGTCCCGGCGTCGCTGTTCACGCTCAAGAACCTCGTGAGGCTGGACCTCGCGGGGAACAAGTTCTCCGGCGAGATCTCGCCGGACTTCAACAAGCTGATCCGACTCGGGACGCTGCACCTCGAGGACAACGACTTCTCCGGCGAGATCCCGAACCTGAACCTGCCGACATTGGAGCAATTCAACGTGTCGTACAACCAGCTCAACGGGTCCATCCCCACCAAGCTCCGGAAGATGCCGAAAGACTCGTTCTTGGGCAACACCGGTCTCTGCGGGGGCCCGCTCGGCCTTTGCCGCGGCGAGACCGCGCTGACGCCGGCCGGATCGCCGGAGTTCCAGCCGGGTGCGGCCGGGGCCGCTGACATAGGTGGCGGCAAGAAGAAGCTCTCCGGCGGCGCCATCGCCGGCATTGCCATCGGCTGCGTGTTCGGCGTGTTTCTCTTGCTTGCGCTGATTTTCTTCCTCTGCCGGAAGAGGTCCAGCGCGCCGCATTCAGCGGCGGCAGTGGAGAAGGGGCGGGACCTCGGCATGGCGcccttggaggtgaagccgaagggaCAGAATGGCTCAGCCGGCACAGGCGGCAACGGCGtcgctgctgcggcggcagTGCCAgcagcccccgccgccgccacggctGCGGCCAAGACCGGCGGGTCCACCGGGTCTAAGAAGCTCATCTTCTTCGGCCCCATGGCGGCGGCTTCGCCGTTCGACCTGGAGGACCTGCTGCGCGCGTCGGCGGAGGTGCTGGGCAAGGGCGCGTTCGGGACGGCGTACAAGGCGGTGATGGAGAGCGGCGCGGCCGTGGCGGTGAAGCGGCTCAAGGACGTGGACCTTCCGGAGCCGGAGTTCCGAGATCGCATCGCGGCCATCGGCGCCGTGCAGCACGAGCTGGTGGTGCCCCTCCGCGCCTACTACTTCAGCAAGGACGAGAAGCTCCTCGTCTACGACTACATGTCCATGGGCAGCCTCTCCGCCCTGCTGCACG GGAACCGGGCCTCCGGCCGGACGCCGCTGGACTGGGAGACGCGGTCGGCGATCGCGCtcgcggcggcgcgcggcgtgGCGCACATCCACTCCACGGGCCCCACGGCGTCGCACGGCAACATCAAGTCCTCCAACGTGCTGCTCACCAAGAACTACGAGGCCCGGGTGTCGGACCACGGCCTGCCCACGCTCGTCGGCCCGTCCTTCTCGCCCACCAGGGTGTCCGGCTACCGCGCCCCGGAGGTCACCGACATCCGGAGGGTCTCCCAGAAGGCCGACGTGTACAGTTTCGGCGTGCTGCTGCTCGAGCTGCTCACCGGCAAGGCGCCCACGCACGCCGTCGTCAACGAGGACGGCCTCGACCTGCCGCGGTGGGTGCAGTCCGTCGTGCGGGAGGAGTGGACCGCCGAGGTGTTCGACCAGGAGCTCCTCAGGTACCAGAACGtcgaggaggagatggtgcAGCTCCTCCAGCTCGCCATCGACTGCTCCGCGCAGCACCCCGACAGGAGGCCCGCCATGTCCGATGTGGCGGCgcggatcgacgagatccggcGCTCCAGCCTCGGCGGCCACCGGCAGGCGGCCGACAGCGCCGGCGAAGGCGACGAGCCATCTCTATAA